Proteins from one Blattabacterium sp. (Blattella germanica) str. Bge genomic window:
- the leuC gene encoding 3-isopropylmalate dehydratase large subunit, translated as MSKSLFDKVWESHIVKKLEDGIYVIYIDRHYIHEVTSPQAFLELEKRNLSIFRPKQIVATADHNVPTINQHLPVLDPLSRKQINLLTDNCLKFGIKLYQLGDENNGIVHVIGPELGHTLPGMTIVCGDSHTSTHGAFGCIAFGIGTSQVSMVMASQCLLLSKPKQMKIQLNGNLKRGVTPKDVILYIISKLGVDAGIGHFIEYTGDIIQKMSMEGRMTICNMSIEMGAKGGLIAPDQITFDYIKKCKGFKESKEQIEYWKSLMTDENTTFDKEYIFNAEEIEPMITYGTNPGMAIKISESIPKSNIDWKSLNYMGFYPGESLIGKKIHYIFIGSCTNSRIEDLRLVASIVKGKKKASHVRVMIVPGSNQVVKQAKEEGLDKIFQNCGFEFRQPGCSACLGMNEDKIPSGKYCVSTSNRNFEGRQGPGSRTLLASPLTAAIIAIEGRIVDINQYIHS; from the coding sequence ATGTCAAAATCATTATTTGATAAAGTTTGGGAATCTCATATAGTTAAAAAACTAGAAGATGGAATATATGTTATTTATATTGATAGACATTATATACATGAAGTAACGAGTCCACAAGCTTTTTTAGAATTAGAAAAAAGAAATTTGTCTATTTTTAGACCTAAACAAATTGTAGCTACAGCGGATCATAACGTACCTACAATAAATCAACATTTACCTGTTTTAGATCCTTTATCTAGAAAACAAATAAATTTGTTAACAGATAATTGCCTTAAATTTGGAATTAAGTTATACCAATTGGGTGATGAAAACAATGGAATTGTTCATGTGATTGGACCTGAATTAGGTCATACTTTACCTGGTATGACAATCGTTTGTGGAGATAGCCACACTTCTACTCATGGAGCTTTTGGCTGTATAGCTTTTGGAATTGGTACAAGTCAAGTTTCAATGGTTATGGCTAGTCAATGTTTACTGTTATCCAAACCCAAACAAATGAAAATTCAACTAAATGGAAATTTAAAGAGAGGAGTTACACCAAAAGATGTCATTTTATATATTATTTCAAAATTGGGAGTAGATGCAGGAATAGGACATTTTATAGAATATACAGGAGATATCATTCAAAAAATGAGTATGGAAGGTAGAATGACTATTTGTAATATGAGTATTGAGATGGGAGCAAAGGGTGGATTAATAGCTCCAGATCAAATTACTTTTGATTACATTAAAAAATGTAAAGGGTTTAAAGAATCGAAAGAACAAATAGAATATTGGAAATCTTTAATGACAGATGAAAATACAACATTTGATAAGGAATATATTTTCAATGCTGAAGAAATTGAGCCAATGATAACTTATGGAACAAATCCTGGGATGGCAATAAAAATTTCTGAATCGATTCCAAAATCGAATATAGATTGGAAATCTTTAAATTATATGGGATTTTACCCAGGAGAATCTTTAATAGGAAAAAAAATTCATTATATTTTTATAGGAAGTTGCACGAATTCTAGAATAGAAGATTTGAGATTAGTAGCTTCTATAGTAAAAGGAAAAAAGAAAGCGAGTCATGTTCGTGTTATGATAGTTCCTGGATCAAATCAGGTAGTCAAACAAGCTAAAGAAGAAGGGTTAGATAAAATTTTCCAAAATTGTGGATTTGAATTTCGTCAACCTGGATGTTCTGCTTGTTTGGGAATGAATGAAGATAAAATTCCTTCAGGAAAATATTGTGTTTCTACATCTAACAGAAATTTTGAGGGGAGACAAGGCCCAGGATCGAGAACGTTATTAGCAAGTCCTTTAACAGCTGCTATTATAGCTATTGAAGGAAGAATTGTAGATATTAATCAATACATTCATTCATGA